The genomic DNA tgtttaAAGTAGGTAGTCTTGAGTCTTTTCGTTCATATTCAATAAGTAACAGTATACTGAAGACCTTtgttatatttatatttttctccagtttttcaattttgagCGGATCAGAAAGGGAAAAAGGCCggcaatgaagaaaacaaatgatgaaaaaatgtgATGAATGTTTTCATGTACATCGCAGAGAGTAAATATTTGCCTAAAGAATCAAGTTGGGCTTCACTGCAATCTTCAAACGTCTTCACTGCTAAAACAACAAGACGACCCCGTAATTGATTTTTATGGAAACATTGCTAAAAAGGTTAAAAGGGCAATAAGCTGCTACgatatttgaagaaataaatCGATATTCGATTTTCTGAGCATATTTGGTGATGAGTGAAAACGATGGTCTTGTAGACTTACTGGAGAGTGATTTAGAATATTCtgtagaaaaagaaacccCTGTGAAGCATAGTATTACTCAATCAAGCTTTAATGACTCGCACTTAACTTCAAAAACTGGCGGCACAAATGCAAAGTCGTTTCTCTCTTTATTAAGTGATGATTCGTTGATCGAATATGTCAACGAATTATCCAGAGCGAATAAGAACAATGCCCATTTGATCACCGGTACCCCAAAATTTGTTACTCAAAAGGTTGACTGTGAAAATTTACATACAGACCTTGACCGTCACGAAGACTTGCTCATCGCTCAGAGCAATATCGAAGTTAAACCAAATGATAACAGTGAAAATGAGATCGATAAGAACAAAGTGTATAGTAGGGAAACCTACTTTCAGGACAAGGCGCAAGGACAAAGTGTACAAGAccaaatattaaaaaatcaatataaAGGCCTAATTTCCAGTCAAAATTGTAActtgttcaaaaattgtGTCATCTATATAAATGGCTACACAAAACCTGGTAGATTACAACTACATGAAATGATAGTTTTACATGGTGGGAAATTTTTGCACCATCTGTCcgcaaagaaaagaattaCTCATATAGTAGCTTCCAATTTaccattgaagaaaagaattgaatTTGCAAATTACAAGGTAGTTAGTCCGGATTGGATAACTGAAAGTAtcgaaaaaggaagattATTGCCTTGGCAAAATTATTCTTTAACAGCCCAACTTGatgaacaacaaaaaaaactggataATTGTAAAACGGTAATTCCTTTCCCGCCTGAGATAAACTCTAATAGGGCACCTGCTTATGTTAGCTCCGCGTTACTGCCAATAAAACCATCATCATCGACAAATATCTATAATATAGattctaaaaaaatagtagaTTGTAATGATCCGGACTTTCTCAATTCTTATTTTGCTCACTCGCGCCTACACCATCTTTCTACATGGAAAGCCAATCTAAGAAGTAAGTTTTTGAACGAAAACATTAACAACTCAATCAGGATCACCAACAAGGACACTTACACAGTATTTCATATTGATTTCGATTGTTTCTTCGCAACTGTTGCATACCTTTGTAGGAGCGCTTGTTTCCTATCATGtgattttgagaaagaTCCTATAGTGGTGTGCCATGGTACCAAAAATTCCGACATTGCTAGTTGCAATTATGTGGCAAGAAAGTTTGGAATTAAGAATGGGATGTGGGTGTCACAAGCAGAGAATCTGCTACCAAACGGGGTCAAACTAATTTCACTACCATACAATTTTGAGCAATTTCAGTCAAAATCCGAAGCCTTTTACCGAATTCTCAAAAACTTAAACATTTTTGACTTGATAATACCCATATCGATTGACGAAGCTGTGTgtgtaaaaaaaactccAAATGATATCCCGAATAGTTACATCTCAAATTCCGAGATGTGCAAGGAAATACGCCGCGAAGTTTTTAAAGAGACCAATGGTTGCACGGTAAGTATTGGATGTTCAGATTCTTTGGTGCTAGCAAAATTAGCTCTGAAAATGGGGAAACCAAATGGTTATAACATTACATTCAGAAACGATATTTCGGAGCAATTTTGGTCTAATTTCAAACTGGATGATTTACCTGGGGTTGGATATTctgttctttcaaaattagaATCAACGTTCAATAATCCATCTTTTTTGAGTGATTTGAGAAAACGTTATACTCTAGATTCTTTGAAGGCAAGTGTAGGTTCCAGATTGGGTATGAAAATACATCTTGCACTACAAGGccaagatgatgaagaaagtttgaaaatgcTATATGACCCGAAAGAAGTCTTACAAAGAAAGTCGTTATCAATCGATATCAATTGGGGTATCAGGTTCGAAAATATAGCTCAAGTAGACTCGTTCATCGAAAGAGGCTGTCAGTACCTGCTAATGAAATTAAATGAAATCAACAAAACCACATCACAAATTACACTAAAACTCATGAAAAGATGTAAAGATGCTCCTATTGAACCTCCAAAATATATGGGTATGGGAAGGTGCGATTCATTCAGCCGAGGCAGCAAATTAGGTATTCCAACAAATGAGTTTGGAATTATCGCTACggaaatgaaaagtttGTATCGAAGTTTAGCTTGCCCTCCAAAGGAATTAAGAGGTGTCGCTTTACAATTCAACAAATTGGTCGATATGGATTCCGGCAACAACCAGCCAAAACTGAGACTACCATTTAAAACGATTGTGACAAATAAAgcatttgaagatttacCAGAAGATGTGAAAAATGACATTAACaatgaatttgataaaagaaattataTGAAAAACGAATCTGGGTTAGCTTCTAATATACCAagttccaaaaagaaaaggagtatatatttgaaaacatcaaacaGAAACGACTTGCCCAGCACTGTGGAAGAACAATTCATGAATGAATTACCAACGCAGGTTCGAGAAGAAGTGAGGAATGATTtgagaattcaaaaaaaaatccatcAGACGAAATTGGGAAActtacaagaaaagatcaaaagAAGGGAagaaaacttgaaaaatgagaaaaatcATTTTATGGGTCATGACAGCATCTTCAAACCAATCAAATTCCAAAACTTAACCCGATTCAAAAAGATTTGTCAATTAGTAACGCAATGGGTTGCCGAAACTTTGGGCGAGGGAGGACCACATGAGAAGGATGTTAAATTATTTGTGAAGTATGTGGTCAAACTTTGTGACTCTAATAGAGTTCATTTGGTTCTTCAATTATCGAATCTAATATCAAGAGAATTAAATCTCCGAGCCTCTTTAAACCAGGATCGTACTGGCTTCcaaaaatgggaaaaaatCCTACTCAGTGTTATAATTCCACTTTTAAACAGAAATAAACACACATTTCAAACTGTACGCAAACTAGACATGGACTTTGAAATatgagaaagaaaaaaaaacaacaacatcagaCTCAGTTAGTCTTATATATTAGTTGTAATATCCAAACGTTTATTAAAAtagggaaaaaaaaaaaaaacaaactaacTGAACCAACGGAcaattaaataaataattaaaacaaaacaaataaaggGACTTTAATTTTTACTAAAACTCTTCACCAACAGTAGAAACACGCAAGGTGTTTGAATGTCCGATTCCGCCTCTGAAACCTTGGATGGAAACAACAGTATCACCACTTTCGAGCATTCCAAAAGACCTCGCCATTTCCACGCCAAACTTTAAGCGTCTGTGCACGTCTTCAGCCCAGTCGTCCAAGCGTTTTGGCTCAAAGacaaatggaaaaacaCCTCTGTATAAATGTGCGATTCTTGCCGTTCTTGCGTGCCTCGTTACTAGTATGATAGGACAACTTGGTCTATATTTAGAGAGCAACCTTGCTGTGTTTCCTGTAGTGGATAATACAACGATGGCTTTACCATCTTGCTCCAAAATAGCTGCAGTGGCTGCGGCTGCAACGGTTTCTGTAGTGGAGGTGGGCTTAGGAGTGGCGTCTCTGAGATCATCATATAGAGCCAAATGCGCAATAGTGCTTTCTGCAATTAAAGCTGTGGCCGCCATTATCTTGACCGCATTGACTGGGTAATCGCCCTTTGCCGTTTCGCCAGACAACATAACACAATCAGCACCATCCAACACAGCATTTCCGACATCAGAGACTTCAGCCCTTGTGGGTCTTGGGTTGTAGGTCATTGACTCCAGCATTTGGGTCGCGCAAATGACAGGTTTGCCCGCCACATTACATTTTGCGATGAGTTTTTTCTGAATGGCCAGCACTTCTGGTGCCAGGATCTCGATACCCAAATCACCCCTTGCTATCATGACACCATCTGTGACTTGCAGGATTGCGTCAAAATTATCCAGACCTTGTTGGTTTTCGATCTTGGagatgattttgatgtCCTGGCCTTCAGGGCCCAAAACTTTTCTAATGGTCAAGACGTCTTCAGGGGCTCTGATGAATGAGGCAAATACCATGTGAATTCCATTCCGCATGCCGAATTGCAAGTCCTGTATATCCTTTGCGGACAGAGGGGGCAAGTCTACGTCGGTATTGGGTAAATTGACACCTTTACGGGATGAGATGTAACCCGAATTGAGAGCTTGGACCCTTATATTGGAATCATCCATGATTTGCAGCACTTTAAAGGACAGAATCCCATCGTCCACGTATATGAACTTCCCGGGCACGATTACTTTTGTCAAATTAGCGTAGTCTATGTACATAATTTTGTCATTGGAGGAGTGTTCGAACTTTGCGTCCGTGGTGAAGATCATCTGGTGGTCTACGAGGATGTGGAAGTCCTGGTCGTCCGAGGTGCGCCCCGTTCTGATTTCAGGGCCCTTGGTGTCCAGAGCAATGGCGAGTGGTCTTCCGGGGAACAGCTGTTCTGATTCCAAGGCATTGTCGATCACTGATTGGTGGAATTCATAGGAGCCGTGGGAGAAGTTCATTCGAATGATATTCAGTCCAGCCTTCCTCAAAGCGGTGATTGCCTCGCAGCTATTTGTCTTCGGTCCGATGGTGCCTATAATAGAGGTCCGTCTAAGCTCTTGCGGGGTCCCTATTTTCAGGTTGGCTAGTCTCTGCAGTCTTGATTCTGACATTGGtgttggtgttggtgtACTTGGGGCCGATTGCGTCTTTGGCatgatttttgaaaatttttcattttacaCTGCACGTTCtatatatgtttatatacatatatatatatttcaaaaccCTATACACTTTACCCCTGTTTTTCAGGGCGCGTGGCTAAAGGTATACgagggaaaaaagaaaaaaagaaataatagaaaatacGTTAACAAACTTTTTATGCTTTTATACATgaatgaataaaaatagCTTTTACAGAGAGATTTTATGTGTGCATGTGTGCggtgttttttgtttttatagttgtatatatatgtgtttCTGCTCCTTGAAGCGCGGAGGAAAGCATCTTGAATATTAGTACCGTTTGAGGTAGCGGAATATGATCATACAGAGAGAGTTACAACAGCGCGTCCATGAACTTCTCCCTGAAAGTGGAGGGAGGCAGTCTCATTTCTTCGAGGTCTCTTGATTTCTCTTCGATTTCGACCAGGCCCGTGGTAACGTCGATCTCGGACACCGAGTGCCACCAGTGGTTCCAGGTCCTGGTGTAGAGCTTGTGGCCCAACCACAGCACGAGGAAGATGGGCAGGGTGATGTAGGCGGCGATAAAGTCGGCCACTTTCCAGTACTTGGGGATGAAGATGGCGTACCCGTtggtgatggtgatgatggACACGATCGTGAGCGAGAACCAAACGGTGTACGGCTGGCCCCAGGTCTTGAAGGGCAGTCTTTCGTACATGTTGTTGTAGAAGATGGCCTTGCGGAATCTCAGGTACGCGATGCACCCGCAGATCCAGCCCAGAAACCCAGAGATGGTGCTGATGTTGGAGAACCAGTTGAACACGTCCGCAGTGGACGAAGACACGTTCAAATACGCCAGGCACGAGCACAAGAATGACACGCCCACGGCCACGTACGGAACACCGAACCGGTTGATTTTACCGAGGCACTTGGGCGCCTGGCCCGTCTGCGCCATGGTCAGCAGCGATCTAGTGCTTGCAAACATAAAGGCGTTTGCAGCAGACCACGCACTGGTCAGAATGCACCCGTTGATGATGTGGGGGAGAACCTTAATACCGGCGTTCTGGATCCCGATCACGTAGGGCGAAGACCCGGCGCCGGGCTTGCCCTGCGCCAGCGCATTGACCAAAGATGGATCGTTGTAGGGCACAATCACGGTGATGGCCAACGTGCCCAGCACgtagaagaagatcagCCTCCACACAAAACGGCGCGACGCCTTGGCGATATTGCGGCGTTGGTCCGCACACTCGGCCGAAGTCATGCACACCAGCTCCGGGCCCAGAATGAACGCGAAGGCGCCCTTGATGATCCCGGTGTAGATGTCCGTGAAGTTCCCCAGCGAGCCGCCCGTGAGATGGTGCGCGAAGGACCCCGGGTGTTGCCAGTAGCGGAACCCGAGACGATCATGCTTCGGCCCACCACCCCAGAACAGGATGAACGAAAGAATAATCAGTCCCACGATACACAGGATCTTGATGGACGCAAACCAAAACTCGGACTCACCGTATACTTTGACGGCGGAGAAGTTCAACAGCACGACAACAAGCAGGAAGATGGTGATCCAGACCCCCTTGGGGACGGAGGTAGTCCAGTACTCGACAACCCCGGAGGCCGCCGTACACTCGGCGGCCACCAAGATCACGTAACAGTAGTAGTAATTCCAGCCAGTAGCGAATCCCAGCGACGCGTCCACGTACCGAGTGACCAGATTGGCAGAAGACCCGGCACTGTCGGAGCCGTCCCCGGGCAGGAAGCACACCATCTCGCCCAGTGCGCACATGATCGGGTAGATCACCGCGGAGATAATGATGTACGAAATGAACAGCCCCGCGGGGCCGCATGTATGCAGCGTGGACGAGGTCCCGACCAGTAGCCCGGTCCCGATAGCGCCACCCAGTGCGATCAGTTGCACGTGACGCGACTGCAGACCTTGCTTCAGGCGCGGCGGACCGGCGTCTCCGTCCGCGGAGGGCGACTTTTCCAGGTCGAGTTCCTCGCGAACGGTGCCGTTGGACGACGCAGACAGGTTCTTGGAGATCTTCTCCATGCGGATGGCGTCGTCCTTTTCCGCCTCGTAGTGCTGTGTGCGCGAGCCGGAGGAGGACGACTCCGTCACCTGGACGACGTTGGCGTCCTTCTTGTCGGCGCCGCCGACGGCGGCGTCCGTGAAGGTGACTACGGTCTGCGCGGGCGAGACGCCCGCGCTGTGTCGGTTATTATTATGGAAGGGTAGCGATAGATTCAGCATGGTGTACGCATCGATGGTGATCTTGGGAGgagacaagaaaaagaagtcTTTGCTGGATAAAAGAACCCCAGGTGCATGGCACGGGCCcttatatatgtacaaaAAAGGGCATGTCCATATGCAGGCATAATGATTATTTCACCATAAAAAACTGTCGGTCGGGGCCTGGCAGAGTAGAGTAGAATGGTCTGTGTGTTATCTATCAGCACAGGACGGAGGGGTGAAAACTGATAAAAACCCGGTGAAGTAGTGATAAGTGTACAGGCACGGTGATAGCGAGGGGGGAGGAGGTGGAAAAGCGACCTTCTTTGATAAGACGGTATCAGGTAGCCGGTGAAAAGCGAAAAATGCGGCAGGCACAAGCGGCCCGCACGTCATTGCTAGCGCAAAAAAACACACAGCAGAGGAGCCCTTGCCTGTGCTTGGGGTAGCGCAGGGCTGGCGCGGGGTCCAAGGCCGAGGCCAGGGACCCCGGGCCGCCGGACAGCGGAGGGGAAACGCCGCCGGTGCCGTGCCGTGCCATGTCATGAAGCGACCTGCACTAGCGGTGTAGGAAGATAGGCCCAGGACCCCAAAGCACCCAAAAAACGATCCCAGGGTCCTTTGGGCATGACTGCCGCCGGAAGCCGCCGCAGTATGGACGGACATCCGGCCTCTGGGGGCGCGGGCCAGGCTCGGCATTTGATCTCCGTCGCAAGACgcagagaaaaaagaaatctgGATAAGCGGGCTCGGCAAGGCCGGGTAAGCGtgtgaaaaataaacaaacaaaaaaaaatagagtAAGCGACACAAAGATCTCGgaagccaaaaaaaaggaaaaaaaagaaatgtcaTCTAATTCGATTCAATCTGTTGCTCACTAAAGCAACCATCCATACATACCaccccccccccccccaATCATGTCTACTACCCAGAGTTT from Saccharomyces eubayanus strain FM1318 chromosome VIII, whole genome shotgun sequence includes the following:
- the REV1 gene encoding deoxycytidyl transferase, with the protein product MSENDGLVDLLESDLEYSVEKETPVKHSITQSSFNDSHLTSKTGGTNAKSFLSLLSDDSLIEYVNELSRANKNNAHLITGTPKFVTQKVDCENLHTDLDRHEDLLIAQSNIEVKPNDNSENEIDKNKVYSRETYFQDKAQGQSVQDQILKNQYKGLISSQNCNLFKNCVIYINGYTKPGRLQLHEMIVLHGGKFLHHLSAKKRITHIVASNLPLKKRIEFANYKVVSPDWITESIEKGRLLPWQNYSLTAQLDEQQKKLDNCKTVIPFPPEINSNRAPAYVSSALLPIKPSSSTNIYNIDSKKIVDCNDPDFLNSYFAHSRLHHLSTWKANLRSKFLNENINNSIRITNKDTYTVFHIDFDCFFATVAYLCRSACFLSCDFEKDPIVVCHGTKNSDIASCNYVARKFGIKNGMWVSQAENLLPNGVKLISLPYNFEQFQSKSEAFYRILKNLNIFDLIIPISIDEAVCVKKTPNDIPNSYISNSEMCKEIRREVFKETNGCTVSIGCSDSLVLAKLALKMGKPNGYNITFRNDISEQFWSNFKLDDLPGVGYSVLSKLESTFNNPSFLSDLRKRYTLDSLKASVGSRLGMKIHLALQGQDDEESLKMLYDPKEVLQRKSLSIDINWGIRFENIAQVDSFIERGCQYLLMKLNEINKTTSQITLKLMKRCKDAPIEPPKYMGMGRCDSFSRGSKLGIPTNEFGIIATEMKSLYRSLACPPKELRGVALQFNKLVDMDSGNNQPKLRLPFKTIVTNKAFEDLPEDVKNDINNEFDKRNYMKNESGLASNIPSSKKKRSIYLKTSNRNDLPSTVEEQFMNELPTQVREEVRNDLRIQKKIHQTKLGNLQEKIKRREENLKNEKNHFMGHDSIFKPIKFQNLTRFKKICQLVTQWVAETLGEGGPHEKDVKLFVKYVVKLCDSNRVHLVLQLSNLISRELNLRASLNQDRTGFQKWEKILLSVIIPLLNRNKHTFQTVRKLDMDFEI
- the PYK2 gene encoding pyruvate kinase PYK2, yielding MPKTQSAPSTPTPTPMSESRLQRLANLKIGTPQELRRTSIIGTIGPKTNSCEAITALRKAGLNIIRMNFSHGSYEFHQSVIDNALESEQLFPGRPLAIALDTKGPEIRTGRTSDDQDFHILVDHQMIFTTDAKFEHSSNDKIMYIDYANLTKVIVPGKFIYVDDGILSFKVLQIMDDSNIRVQALNSGYISSRKGVNLPNTDVDLPPLSAKDIQDLQFGMRNGIHMVFASFIRAPEDVLTIRKVLGPEGQDIKIISKIENQQGLDNFDAILQVTDGVMIARGDLGIEILAPEVLAIQKKLIAKCNVAGKPVICATQMLESMTYNPRPTRAEVSDVGNAVLDGADCVMLSGETAKGDYPVNAVKIMAATALIAESTIAHLALYDDLRDATPKPTSTTETVAAAATAAILEQDGKAIVVLSTTGNTARLLSKYRPSCPIILVTRHARTARIAHLYRGVFPFVFEPKRLDDWAEDVHRRLKFGVEMARSFGMLESGDTVVSIQGFRGGIGHSNTLRVSTVGEEF
- the PUT4 gene encoding proline permease PUT4; translation: MLNLSLPFHNNNRHSAGVSPAQTVVTFTDAAVGGADKKDANVVQVTESSSSGSRTQHYEAEKDDAIRMEKISKNLSASSNGTVREELDLEKSPSADGDAGPPRLKQGLQSRHVQLIALGGAIGTGLLVGTSSTLHTCGPAGLFISYIIISAVIYPIMCALGEMVCFLPGDGSDSAGSSANLVTRYVDASLGFATGWNYYYCYVILVAAECTAASGVVEYWTTSVPKGVWITIFLLVVVLLNFSAVKVYGESEFWFASIKILCIVGLIILSFILFWGGGPKHDRLGFRYWQHPGSFAHHLTGGSLGNFTDIYTGIIKGAFAFILGPELVCMTSAECADQRRNIAKASRRFVWRLIFFYVLGTLAITVIVPYNDPSLVNALAQGKPGAGSSPYVIGIQNAGIKVLPHIINGCILTSAWSAANAFMFASTRSLLTMAQTGQAPKCLGKINRFGVPYVAVGVSFLCSCLAYLNVSSSTADVFNWFSNISTISGFLGWICGCIAYLRFRKAIFYNNMYERLPFKTWGQPYTVWFSLTIVSIITITNGYAIFIPKYWKVADFIAAYITLPIFLVLWLGHKLYTRTWNHWWHSVSEIDVTTGLVEIEEKSRDLEEMRLPPSTFREKFMDALL